A genomic window from Leptospira andrefontaineae includes:
- a CDS encoding methyl-accepting chemotaxis protein, with amino-acid sequence MVNSAISKESSIAKIWTNGAIVINRIRLGLVLLFILTLIGVSKTNHPTQVIAHSVGTGLMALYCIFEFFLARGGKVGIRFQKTLVILDVIILSAIMAADCSIDAVVARDTLANMILFFIYFYIMIYSSLLGEKKFVLLIGLLTAIGVAIALYVGWKNGLVLTENASKSKDPDTLIFSVQIVKIGFMITASVILYQLMRLFENLTAEGSRLFGESQIFLTQIKENQIIIRNSAENLETSIKEFAGYIARTGEKMESQAAALEEVNAVLEELSASSINNTQSIETQNEGISGLASNSQKLGGIIGDITEYSETLSVFAEENKADMENVTIAAEKTNSYLADIANSFNRVDEINQIMGEIADKTNLLALNASIEAARAGVAGRGFAVVANEVSKLADFTSENAKSISSIVKQSQSFINEAKVASAETGDLTEKQKFKLTQTTDRILKMNELYKEQKFILKSFLNELDTIKSASTDILESTKEQTLGQNELMKTMSQLEKDINEISEESTKLNTEIDKINSQASELRVLSGHSSE; translated from the coding sequence ATGGTAAATTCCGCGATCTCTAAGGAATCGTCTATAGCAAAAATCTGGACGAACGGTGCTATCGTTATCAACCGTATCCGATTAGGATTGGTGCTTCTTTTCATTCTTACCTTGATCGGAGTTTCTAAAACAAACCACCCCACTCAGGTAATCGCCCACTCTGTCGGAACAGGCTTAATGGCATTATACTGTATCTTCGAATTTTTCCTGGCAAGAGGAGGAAAAGTCGGGATTAGATTCCAAAAGACTTTAGTGATTTTGGATGTAATCATACTTTCTGCGATCATGGCCGCTGACTGTAGTATCGATGCAGTCGTTGCAAGAGATACTCTCGCAAATATGATCTTATTCTTCATTTATTTTTATATAATGATCTACTCCTCTTTATTGGGAGAAAAAAAATTCGTACTTCTGATCGGATTATTAACTGCGATCGGAGTTGCAATCGCACTTTATGTGGGTTGGAAGAACGGGCTTGTACTAACCGAAAATGCAAGTAAATCAAAGGATCCGGATACTCTGATCTTCTCCGTTCAAATCGTAAAGATCGGTTTTATGATCACTGCAAGTGTGATCTTATACCAATTAATGAGATTATTCGAGAACTTAACTGCAGAAGGGTCCAGATTATTCGGAGAATCCCAGATATTCTTAACTCAAATTAAAGAGAACCAGATCATCATTCGTAACTCCGCAGAAAACTTAGAAACATCTATTAAAGAATTTGCAGGTTATATTGCAAGGACCGGGGAAAAGATGGAATCCCAGGCCGCTGCTTTGGAAGAAGTAAACGCAGTATTAGAAGAACTTTCTGCTTCTTCTATCAATAATACTCAATCTATCGAAACTCAGAATGAAGGTATTTCGGGACTTGCTTCCAACTCTCAAAAATTGGGAGGGATCATAGGGGATATTACGGAATACAGCGAAACACTTTCCGTATTTGCAGAAGAGAATAAAGCGGATATGGAGAATGTTACCATCGCCGCTGAAAAAACGAATTCTTATCTCGCAGACATTGCGAACTCATTCAACAGAGTAGATGAGATCAACCAGATCATGGGAGAGATCGCAGATAAAACAAACCTTCTCGCATTAAACGCATCTATTGAAGCGGCAAGAGCCGGGGTCGCAGGAAGAGGATTTGCCGTCGTGGCAAATGAGGTAAGTAAACTAGCAGACTTCACTTCTGAAAATGCGAAGTCTATTTCTTCCATCGTGAAACAATCTCAAAGTTTTATCAACGAGGCAAAAGTAGCTTCCGCGGAAACTGGAGATCTTACCGAAAAACAGAAGTTCAAATTGACACAAACTACGGATAGGATATTGAAAATGAATGAGCTCTATAAGGAGCAAAAATTTATCCTCAAAAGTTTCCTAAACGAATTGGATACTATCAAATCAGCATCCACGGATATTCTGGAATCCACCAAAGAACAAACTCTCGGCCAAAACGAATTGATGAAGACAATGAGCCAGTTGGAAAAAGACATAAACGAGATCAGCGAAGAATCCACCAAACTGAACACTGAGATCGACAAGATCAATAGCCAGGCTTCAGAGTTAAGAGTATTGAGCGGACATTCTTCCGAATAA
- a CDS encoding cobalamin-binding protein: protein MSRIGPQRIVCLTEETTELLYLLGEEDRIVGISAYTERPPQAKEEKPRVSAFINGNIKRIKELDPDLVVGFSDIQAQLSHDLVKEGLNVLITNQRSLEEIFQTILMVGSLIGKSEQVSKLVESYKKKLNEIKEHSSSKPKLKVFFQEWDHPIITGIRWVSELLEIVGAVDCFGHLKEKSLAKDRIISLHEVADAKPDLIIGSWCGKPMDFEWVRTREEWKDIPAIKNDKIFEMDPAIILQPGPALFEEGILEMDRILEVVRTSLS from the coding sequence TTGAGTAGAATCGGTCCGCAAAGAATCGTTTGTTTAACTGAAGAAACTACGGAGCTTCTCTATTTATTAGGAGAAGAAGATCGGATCGTGGGCATCTCTGCTTATACCGAAAGACCTCCTCAGGCAAAAGAAGAAAAGCCTAGAGTATCCGCTTTTATTAACGGAAACATAAAGAGGATCAAAGAGTTAGATCCGGATCTGGTCGTCGGATTCTCGGACATCCAGGCACAACTTTCTCATGATCTTGTGAAAGAAGGGCTGAATGTTCTTATCACCAACCAAAGAAGTTTAGAGGAAATTTTCCAAACTATATTAATGGTGGGATCACTGATCGGAAAATCGGAACAGGTTTCTAAACTTGTAGAATCGTATAAGAAAAAATTAAACGAGATCAAAGAACATTCTTCTTCTAAACCGAAGCTTAAGGTGTTTTTCCAAGAATGGGATCATCCGATTATCACTGGGATCAGATGGGTTTCCGAATTATTGGAGATTGTCGGAGCAGTAGATTGTTTCGGACATCTAAAAGAAAAATCCTTGGCCAAAGACAGGATAATAAGTCTTCATGAAGTAGCGGATGCAAAACCGGACCTGATTATCGGAAGCTGGTGTGGAAAACCCATGGACTTCGAATGGGTCCGTACCCGAGAAGAATGGAAAGATATTCCTGCGATCAAAAACGATAAAATTTTCGAAATGGACCCAGCGATCATTTTACAACCAGGACCTGCCTTATTTGAAGAAGGTATCCTGGAAATGGATCGTATTTTAGAAGTAGTGAGAACTTCTCTTTCTTAA
- the acs gene encoding acetate--CoA ligase: protein MSKERIVQPFANFKKTANINLKDYKALYKESIENPKKFWAREASTRLTWFKKWTKVLDHDFKNAKVKWFEGGKINVSYNCLDRYIDTPLKNKAAIIWEGDNPQESKTYTYYDLYREVNKFANVLKNSGIRKGDVVMVYLPMIPELAITILACTRIGAIHSVVFGGFSPEALQSRIEDCKPRLIVTSDGGYRGGKSLDLKKAVDTALDQSSEKVNNVIVVRRTGQETELNWKEGRDRWWHYLMNDTNLPAYCKPEQMDSEDPLFILYTSGSTGKPKGVLHTTGGYLLGVNMTFHYIFDIKPTDTYWCTADIGWVTGHSYLVYGPLSNGATSIMFEGVPTYPDVGRFWDVIDKHGVTVFYTAPTAIRSLMREGTDPIEKRNLSSLRLIGSVGEPINPEAWEWYFKHVGKSKCPIVDTWWQTETGAIMISPLPGAIAQKPGSATLPFFGVQPVLLDDEGKEINSKGEVSGNLAIKSPWPSMMRGVFKDPKRFFDTYFSIYKGYYFTGDGARRDKDGYYWITGRVDDVINVSGHRIGSAEVESALVENLSVAEAAVVGFPHDIKGQGIYAYVTVKEGVTTNDSLKKELITTVEKMIGKIARPDVIHWAPGLPKTRSGKIMRRILRKIASGEFEGLGDISTLADPSVVEKLIEDKKKYHS, encoded by the coding sequence ATGTCGAAAGAAAGAATCGTCCAGCCATTCGCTAATTTTAAAAAAACAGCGAATATCAATCTCAAAGATTATAAGGCATTATACAAAGAATCCATAGAGAACCCTAAAAAATTCTGGGCCAGAGAAGCTTCTACCAGACTTACCTGGTTCAAAAAGTGGACCAAAGTTTTAGATCACGATTTTAAGAATGCAAAAGTAAAATGGTTCGAGGGAGGCAAGATCAATGTCTCTTATAATTGCCTCGACCGCTATATAGACACTCCTTTAAAGAATAAAGCTGCAATCATCTGGGAAGGTGATAATCCCCAAGAATCTAAAACTTATACCTACTACGATCTTTATCGTGAAGTGAATAAGTTCGCAAACGTTCTGAAAAATTCAGGGATCAGAAAAGGTGACGTGGTCATGGTTTATTTACCAATGATCCCTGAACTAGCCATTACTATTCTTGCATGTACAAGAATTGGCGCGATCCACTCGGTAGTGTTCGGAGGTTTTTCTCCGGAAGCTCTACAGAGTAGGATAGAAGATTGTAAACCAAGACTGATCGTAACTTCCGATGGAGGTTATAGAGGTGGTAAAAGTCTGGATCTGAAAAAGGCAGTCGATACTGCTTTAGATCAATCTTCTGAAAAAGTAAATAATGTGATCGTTGTCAGAAGGACCGGACAAGAAACAGAACTGAATTGGAAAGAAGGCAGGGATCGTTGGTGGCATTATCTGATGAACGACACGAATCTTCCTGCATATTGTAAACCTGAACAAATGGATTCGGAAGATCCTTTATTCATTCTTTATACTTCAGGTTCTACCGGAAAACCGAAAGGAGTTCTTCATACCACTGGAGGATATCTTTTAGGGGTCAATATGACCTTTCATTATATTTTCGATATCAAACCTACGGATACATATTGGTGTACTGCTGATATTGGTTGGGTAACAGGTCATAGTTATTTAGTGTACGGTCCACTTTCTAACGGAGCTACTTCGATAATGTTTGAAGGAGTTCCTACGTATCCGGATGTCGGAAGATTCTGGGATGTGATCGATAAACATGGGGTTACGGTATTCTATACTGCGCCGACTGCCATCCGTTCCCTAATGAGAGAAGGAACCGATCCTATTGAAAAAAGAAACCTAAGTTCTCTTAGGTTGATTGGATCCGTAGGAGAGCCTATCAATCCGGAAGCATGGGAATGGTATTTTAAACATGTTGGAAAATCCAAATGTCCTATCGTAGACACTTGGTGGCAGACAGAAACCGGAGCGATCATGATCTCTCCTTTGCCTGGAGCAATTGCTCAAAAACCTGGATCTGCTACTCTTCCATTCTTTGGAGTACAACCTGTTCTTTTAGATGATGAAGGAAAAGAGATCAATTCCAAGGGAGAAGTTTCTGGAAACTTAGCGATCAAATCTCCTTGGCCTTCTATGATGAGAGGGGTGTTTAAGGATCCGAAAAGATTTTTCGATACCTACTTCTCCATTTATAAAGGTTACTATTTTACAGGAGACGGAGCAAGAAGAGACAAAGACGGATACTATTGGATCACCGGTCGTGTAGACGATGTGATCAATGTATCAGGTCATAGGATCGGCTCCGCGGAAGTAGAAAGTGCACTCGTAGAAAATCTTTCCGTTGCAGAAGCAGCGGTTGTAGGATTTCCACATGATATCAAAGGCCAGGGAATTTATGCATATGTCACAGTGAAAGAAGGTGTGACTACAAATGATTCTCTCAAAAAGGAACTGATTACTACTGTGGAAAAAATGATCGGAAAGATCGCGAGACCTGACGTAATCCATTGGGCGCCTGGCCTTCCTAAAACAAGATCCGGAAAAATTATGAGAAGGATTTTGCGTAAGATAGCATCCGGCGAGTTCGAAGGTTTGGGAGATATCTCGACCTTAGCTGATCCAAGTGTGGTAGAAAAATTAATAGAAGATAAGAAGAAGTATCACAGTTGA
- a CDS encoding lysophospholipid acyltransferase family protein, protein MSEKLDTRESWKRRFLVWLVPTIVVFLQRIIGLTSKKVELGKEHFNSLYPLKKPFILCVWHTNVLYSPYLNKNRKLAVLISESKDGDFITGVVHRFGNGSIRGSSSKGGSKALKAMIVHLRKNLPAAFTPDGPRGPAWIVQPGVIAAAQVSQVPILPFHYECTKQWIAEKSWDKHRIPKPFTTFVISYGEPIMIPRDLDEAGFERERLRVEKAMLENKSRAEQKAEELRIKAGLKSNQSELNPETHS, encoded by the coding sequence ATGTCAGAAAAATTGGATACTCGGGAAAGTTGGAAGCGTAGGTTCCTAGTTTGGTTGGTGCCTACAATTGTAGTTTTTTTACAAAGGATCATAGGACTCACCTCCAAAAAGGTAGAATTAGGTAAGGAGCATTTTAATTCTCTTTATCCTTTGAAGAAACCGTTTATCCTCTGCGTTTGGCATACGAACGTTCTTTATTCGCCATACTTAAATAAGAATCGTAAGTTAGCAGTTTTGATCTCCGAATCTAAGGACGGGGATTTTATTACCGGAGTGGTGCATAGATTCGGTAATGGAAGTATTCGTGGGAGTTCCTCAAAAGGTGGCTCGAAAGCTCTTAAGGCGATGATCGTTCACTTAAGAAAAAATCTTCCTGCAGCATTTACTCCCGATGGGCCTAGAGGTCCGGCTTGGATTGTTCAGCCTGGAGTGATTGCCGCTGCTCAAGTCTCTCAGGTCCCAATCTTACCTTTTCATTATGAATGTACAAAACAATGGATTGCGGAAAAGTCTTGGGATAAACATAGGATTCCAAAACCTTTCACTACTTTTGTAATCTCTTACGGAGAGCCAATCATGATCCCTAGAGATCTAGATGAGGCCGGCTTCGAAAGAGAAAGATTGAGAGTGGAGAAAGCAATGCTCGAAAATAAAAGTCGAGCAGAGCAAAAAGCGGAAGAACTTAGGATTAAAGCTGGGCTTAAGTCGAACCAGTCCGAATTAAATCCAGAAACTCACTCCTAG
- the folE gene encoding GTP cyclohydrolase I FolE — protein MENEVTSILKAIGEDPNREGLLNTPKRVRKAYEFLTSGYKADIDTIVNGAIFEEDSQGMVLVRDIEMYSLCEHHLLPFFGKAHVGYIPNKKIIGISKIPRIVDVFARRLQVQERMTEQIAYALMEVLDPLGVAVVIKAKHLCMMMRGVEKQNSELFTSCMLGEFKTNMVTRSEFLDLIRTGST, from the coding sequence TTGGAAAACGAAGTAACGAGTATATTAAAAGCGATCGGAGAAGATCCGAATAGAGAAGGACTTTTAAACACTCCTAAAAGGGTCCGGAAAGCTTATGAATTCCTGACTTCCGGTTATAAGGCGGACATAGATACCATTGTGAACGGAGCGATCTTCGAAGAGGACAGCCAAGGTATGGTTCTTGTCCGAGATATCGAAATGTATTCACTTTGCGAACATCATCTTCTTCCATTTTTTGGAAAGGCTCACGTAGGTTATATTCCGAATAAAAAGATCATAGGGATTTCAAAGATCCCACGTATCGTAGATGTATTTGCAAGAAGGCTACAGGTTCAAGAAAGAATGACTGAGCAAATAGCATACGCCCTAATGGAAGTTTTAGATCCTTTGGGCGTCGCAGTAGTCATCAAAGCAAAACATCTTTGTATGATGATGAGAGGAGTCGAAAAACAAAACTCCGAACTTTTCACTTCTTGTATGCTCGGAGAATTTAAAACGAATATGGTAACTAGGAGTGAGTTTCTGGATTTAATTCGGACTGGTTCGACTTAA
- a CDS encoding glycosyltransferase family 4 protein, which yields MAARRIKIGFDARMIAHSGIGSRVKALLIWLGDIASKKGIRITLLGNPDLIQKNLSPKVLSNYEILEYNAGIYSIKEWFGIPEMKDFDLLDIPHFNAPLKFLDRCVVTIHDIIPFRMKQFHSSFLKQAYMRLVFLFIRKKAKKIITVSDFTAKDITEVFSFSPSQMQTIYNGLDTKTFSPKSDLEKKKFLKQYALKPGYLLSVGIGKEHKNLGFVLGSLKKLWSEKKIKADWVIAGSGGKLPEYLVEDARGWEDRIKLVPYLSEQELATLYSAAGLLVYPSLYEGFGFPPVEAQSCGCPVYSSNSSVLPEILEDTAFFFDPKDSLSFETGLLKLMDSPKLLSSKTKAGLKNSKRFDWKKSANEIVEVYLRLVKN from the coding sequence ATGGCGGCCAGAAGGATCAAAATCGGATTTGATGCAAGGATGATTGCCCATTCAGGGATCGGTTCTAGGGTCAAAGCACTTTTGATTTGGCTGGGAGATATTGCATCTAAGAAAGGGATCCGGATTACGCTTCTGGGAAATCCTGATCTTATACAAAAGAATCTTTCTCCAAAGGTCTTATCTAATTACGAAATTTTAGAATATAACGCAGGGATCTATTCTATCAAAGAATGGTTCGGCATTCCTGAGATGAAAGATTTTGACCTTTTGGATATCCCACATTTTAATGCGCCTTTAAAATTCTTAGATCGATGTGTTGTTACCATTCACGATATCATTCCATTCAGAATGAAACAGTTCCATTCTTCTTTTTTGAAACAGGCTTATATGAGGCTTGTGTTTTTGTTCATCAGAAAGAAGGCCAAAAAAATCATTACTGTTTCTGATTTTACCGCAAAAGATATTACGGAAGTTTTTTCTTTTTCCCCATCTCAAATGCAAACCATCTATAATGGCTTGGACACCAAAACTTTTTCTCCTAAAAGCGATTTAGAAAAGAAGAAGTTCCTGAAACAATATGCATTAAAACCTGGATATTTACTCAGCGTGGGGATCGGAAAGGAGCATAAGAATTTAGGATTCGTACTTGGGTCTCTCAAAAAACTTTGGTCCGAAAAAAAGATCAAAGCAGATTGGGTAATTGCGGGATCCGGCGGAAAACTTCCAGAGTATTTGGTAGAAGATGCAAGAGGTTGGGAAGATAGAATTAAACTAGTTCCGTATCTTTCGGAACAAGAATTGGCCACCTTATATTCCGCAGCAGGGTTACTTGTGTATCCTTCTTTATACGAAGGATTTGGATTTCCTCCTGTGGAGGCTCAGTCTTGCGGATGTCCCGTATATTCTTCTAACTCAAGTGTTCTTCCTGAAATTCTGGAAGATACTGCATTCTTCTTTGATCCTAAAGATTCCCTTTCTTTTGAAACAGGATTATTAAAACTAATGGATTCTCCAAAACTTCTAAGTTCTAAGACCAAAGCGGGTTTAAAAAATTCCAAAAGGTTTGATTGGAAAAAATCTGCAAATGAGATTGTAGAAGTATATTTGCGGTTGGTAAAGAACTGA
- a CDS encoding DUF1289 domain-containing protein, whose amino-acid sequence MIVRSPCIKVCNMDYRTGLCEGCYRTLEEIGRWTMYTEDERKTIRLKIEERKISLGKPSFKNP is encoded by the coding sequence ATGATTGTTCGTTCTCCATGTATTAAAGTATGTAATATGGATTATCGGACCGGTCTCTGCGAGGGTTGTTATCGCACCCTAGAGGAGATCGGTAGATGGACCATGTATACCGAAGACGAAAGAAAAACGATCCGACTCAAAATAGAAGAAAGAAAAATTTCCCTTGGAAAACCTTCTTTCAAAAATCCTTAA
- a CDS encoding cation:proton antiporter yields the protein MEHHSLTLLVDIALSIIFATLFAIIAKAFKQPLVLGYVIAGLIIGPLFGPYVGGKLTIGYVKSEESIELISEIGLILLLFIIGLEIDLKELARMGKSMFALGVLQFFLGVAAAWFAFRTFFPPAPGNFDLLYFAIALSLSSTMIVVKLLHDKFEISTVAGRLTIGVLVLQDIWAILFMGIQPDLQDPQILNVLGSLVKGIALVAVAFVVSRFILSRIFLFAASKPELVLITSIAWCFFLCGVAEKLELSKEMGALIAGVSIAAFPYGADVISKLSGIRDFFITLFFVALGMKIQAPSASDLGLAFLAVGFVLVSRVLIIAPTVFFSGKGLRAGIVAGLNLAQISEFSLVILALGVQKEHIGKDLQAIVLTSMIIASIISTYVILFNDKIARGIISFLSLFGVKENKEPLESQVTGETKRDIVVLGYFRIAQGLIDGIEDDKPSWLKRMLVVDFNPIYRQTLESKGIRWAYGDLANPESLHHLGIEEARYIVCTVSDMILKGTTNRRLLESLKSICRHHQPKIILTTDDPKEAEVLRNNGAAHVIVPGKISGLSLFTELSQMVDINGSTTIAKSAKAKPKKTASNKKKVKKTK from the coding sequence ATGGAACATCATTCACTTACTCTATTAGTTGATATCGCCCTTAGTATTATTTTCGCGACTCTCTTCGCAATCATAGCAAAAGCATTCAAACAACCTCTGGTCTTGGGTTACGTAATCGCAGGCTTGATCATCGGCCCGTTATTCGGACCTTATGTAGGTGGAAAGCTAACCATTGGCTATGTTAAAAGTGAAGAAAGTATAGAACTGATCTCAGAGATCGGTTTGATCCTTTTATTATTCATCATCGGTTTAGAAATCGATCTGAAAGAATTGGCGAGAATGGGAAAATCCATGTTCGCTCTGGGAGTATTACAATTCTTCTTAGGTGTTGCGGCCGCTTGGTTTGCATTCCGCACATTCTTCCCACCTGCTCCAGGAAATTTCGATCTTCTATACTTTGCTATCGCTCTTTCTCTCAGTTCCACGATGATCGTGGTCAAACTCCTGCATGATAAGTTCGAGATCAGTACTGTAGCCGGGCGTCTTACTATAGGTGTTTTGGTCTTACAAGATATTTGGGCCATTCTATTTATGGGAATCCAGCCAGACTTGCAAGATCCTCAGATCCTAAATGTGCTTGGATCCTTGGTAAAAGGTATCGCTCTTGTTGCTGTCGCTTTCGTGGTCAGTCGTTTTATTCTTTCTAGAATTTTTCTATTCGCGGCTTCTAAACCTGAATTAGTTTTGATCACTTCGATTGCTTGGTGTTTCTTCTTATGCGGTGTCGCAGAAAAGCTCGAACTTTCTAAAGAGATGGGAGCATTGATCGCTGGTGTGAGTATCGCTGCCTTCCCTTATGGTGCGGATGTGATCAGTAAACTTTCTGGGATCAGAGACTTCTTCATTACATTATTCTTCGTAGCTCTCGGAATGAAAATCCAAGCTCCAAGTGCAAGCGACTTAGGCCTCGCATTTTTAGCTGTAGGTTTTGTTTTGGTGAGCAGGGTCTTGATCATCGCTCCTACTGTTTTCTTCTCCGGCAAAGGTTTAAGAGCGGGTATTGTTGCCGGCCTAAACCTTGCGCAAATTTCAGAATTCTCTTTAGTAATCTTAGCACTTGGAGTGCAAAAGGAACATATTGGAAAAGATCTGCAGGCGATCGTTCTTACTTCTATGATCATCGCTTCTATTATTTCCACTTATGTGATCTTGTTTAATGATAAGATCGCGAGAGGAATTATCTCTTTCTTATCTCTATTTGGAGTAAAAGAAAACAAAGAACCATTAGAGTCCCAAGTAACCGGAGAGACCAAAAGGGATATCGTAGTATTAGGATATTTCAGGATCGCTCAAGGTTTGATCGACGGGATAGAAGACGATAAACCTTCTTGGTTAAAAAGAATGTTGGTAGTGGATTTTAATCCGATCTACAGACAAACGTTAGAATCCAAAGGAATTCGTTGGGCTTACGGAGACTTAGCTAATCCGGAAAGCCTTCATCATTTAGGAATAGAAGAAGCAAGATATATCGTCTGTACAGTTTCCGACATGATCCTAAAAGGAACTACCAATCGTAGATTACTTGAGTCCTTAAAAAGTATCTGTAGACATCACCAACCGAAAATCATCCTAACTACTGATGATCCTAAAGAGGCGGAAGTTCTCAGAAATAACGGTGCGGCCCACGTAATCGTTCCCGGTAAAATTTCGGGACTTTCTTTATTTACCGAATTGTCTCAAATGGTAGATATAAACGGAAGCACAACAATTGCTAAATCTGCAAAAGCAAAACCTAAAAAAACAGCGTCGAATAAGAAGAAGGTCAAAAAGACCAAGTAG
- the rocD gene encoding ornithine--oxo-acid transaminase encodes MHTQTSQFYFDTEKEYGAFNYEPLPVVLERGKGVFLWDTDGKRYFDFLSAYSAVNQGHCHPKIIETLKIQSERLTLTSRAFYNDQLGPMEKFLCDTFGFDRMVPMNTGVEAAETSVKLARRWGYQVKRIPADKAKIVFASGNFWGRSIGAISASTDPTSRGDFGPFVPGFSIIPFNDIEALKRELEDPNVAAFMVEPIQGEAGVIVPREGYLKEVRKLCSEYNILLILDEVQTGLGRTGKLLAADHENVKPDLLVLGKALSGGTLPVSAVLGSDEIILTLKPGTHGSTFGGNPLAAAVAKTAIQVLLEENLSENSEVRGAEFRSSLQVLKSDYPNKVKEIRGKGLLNAVEFFPDEIGPRAKKICYKLLESGILAKQTHDHTIRFAPPLCISKNEIEEATSIILQTIRKTLD; translated from the coding sequence ATGCACACGCAAACATCCCAATTTTACTTCGATACCGAAAAAGAGTACGGAGCATTTAACTACGAACCTCTTCCCGTTGTGTTAGAGAGAGGGAAAGGTGTCTTTCTTTGGGATACGGATGGGAAAAGATATTTTGATTTTTTATCCGCATACAGCGCTGTGAACCAAGGGCATTGTCATCCTAAAATTATAGAAACATTAAAGATCCAATCCGAAAGATTAACTCTTACTTCCAGAGCATTCTATAATGACCAACTAGGTCCTATGGAAAAATTTTTATGTGATACATTTGGATTCGATAGAATGGTCCCAATGAACACAGGTGTAGAAGCAGCAGAAACATCCGTCAAACTTGCAAGAAGATGGGGTTACCAAGTTAAAAGAATCCCTGCAGACAAAGCTAAGATCGTTTTTGCTTCCGGAAATTTTTGGGGGAGAAGTATAGGTGCAATCTCCGCATCCACCGATCCTACTAGCAGAGGAGATTTTGGTCCTTTTGTTCCAGGATTCTCCATTATTCCATTCAACGATATTGAAGCGCTAAAAAGAGAATTAGAAGATCCTAATGTAGCTGCTTTCATGGTGGAGCCAATCCAGGGAGAAGCAGGAGTAATCGTTCCAAGAGAAGGTTATCTAAAGGAAGTGCGCAAACTTTGTTCCGAGTATAATATACTTTTGATCTTGGACGAAGTACAAACCGGCCTTGGTAGGACCGGAAAACTTTTGGCTGCGGATCATGAGAATGTAAAACCAGATTTACTCGTACTTGGCAAAGCATTGTCGGGAGGAACTCTTCCTGTCTCTGCGGTTTTGGGTTCCGATGAGATCATCCTTACCTTAAAACCAGGAACTCATGGCTCTACATTCGGAGGAAATCCTTTAGCAGCCGCAGTTGCCAAAACCGCAATCCAAGTATTATTAGAAGAAAATCTTTCCGAAAACTCCGAAGTACGAGGGGCAGAATTTCGCTCTTCTCTACAGGTATTAAAATCTGATTATCCCAACAAGGTAAAAGAGATCAGAGGAAAAGGATTGTTAAACGCAGTGGAATTTTTCCCGGACGAAATAGGACCAAGAGCGAAAAAGATCTGCTACAAACTGTTGGAGTCCGGAATTCTAGCCAAACAAACTCACGATCATACGATCCGATTTGCTCCTCCTCTATGTATTTCAAAAAACGAAATAGAAGAGGCGACTTCTATCATTCTCCAAACTATCCGTAAAACCCTTGACTAA